A stretch of the Streptomyces sp. NBC_00078 genome encodes the following:
- a CDS encoding S53 family peptidase: MRTTTPNSPHISGRWRRIGSAVAATAALALAGLGTAVHANAATTDAIPAAHKMSTKAIAAQVAKAHVQYTKACAATPKKGYAACHALRVTGGTTAFMEKQAALKGSTPKTVKPNAASDAPTGYGPSDIQSAYGLTNAAASNGSGKTVAIVDANDDPNAEADLATYRDQYGLSACTTANGCFKKVSQTGSTTSLPPADSGWAGEISLDLDMVSATCPNCNILLVEATSASDANLGTAVNEAVKLGAKFVSNSYGGSESSSDTTYDSSYYNHPGVAITASAGDSGFGAEYPAASKYVTAVGGTALKTSSNSRGWTESVWNTSSTEGTGSGCSTVDAKPTWQTDTGCTKRMIADVSAVADPATGVSVYDSYGSDGTGWNTYGGTSASSPLIASVYALAGTPGSSDYPSQYPYNAAGTSALNDVTSGSNGSCSTSYFCTATSGYDGPTGWGTPEGLGAFTG, translated from the coding sequence TTGCGTACGACCACCCCCAACTCCCCCCACATATCCGGCAGATGGCGCCGCATCGGCTCGGCAGTCGCCGCCACCGCGGCCCTCGCCCTCGCCGGGCTCGGCACCGCCGTTCACGCGAACGCCGCCACCACCGACGCGATCCCCGCCGCCCACAAGATGAGCACCAAGGCGATCGCCGCCCAGGTCGCCAAAGCCCACGTGCAGTACACGAAGGCATGCGCCGCGACCCCGAAGAAGGGCTACGCCGCCTGCCACGCGCTCCGCGTCACCGGCGGCACCACCGCCTTCATGGAGAAGCAGGCCGCGCTCAAGGGCAGCACGCCCAAGACCGTCAAGCCGAACGCCGCCTCCGACGCCCCGACCGGCTACGGCCCCTCCGACATCCAGTCCGCCTACGGCCTCACCAACGCGGCCGCCTCCAACGGCTCCGGCAAGACGGTCGCCATCGTCGACGCCAACGACGACCCCAACGCCGAGGCCGACCTGGCCACTTACCGCGACCAGTACGGCCTCTCGGCCTGCACCACGGCCAACGGCTGCTTCAAGAAGGTCAGCCAGACCGGCTCGACGACCTCCCTCCCCCCCGCCGACAGCGGCTGGGCCGGTGAGATCTCCCTCGACCTCGACATGGTCAGCGCGACCTGCCCCAACTGCAACATCCTCCTCGTCGAGGCGACGTCGGCGAGCGACGCCAACCTGGGCACGGCGGTCAACGAGGCCGTCAAGCTGGGCGCCAAGTTCGTCTCCAACAGCTACGGCGGCTCGGAGTCCTCCTCCGACACGACGTACGACTCCTCGTACTACAACCACCCGGGCGTCGCCATCACCGCCAGCGCCGGTGACAGCGGCTTCGGCGCCGAATACCCGGCCGCGTCCAAGTACGTGACCGCGGTCGGCGGCACCGCCCTCAAGACGTCCTCCAACAGCCGCGGCTGGACCGAGAGCGTCTGGAACACCAGCAGCACCGAGGGCACCGGCTCCGGCTGCTCCACCGTCGACGCCAAGCCCACCTGGCAGACCGACACCGGCTGCACCAAGCGCATGATCGCCGACGTGTCCGCGGTCGCCGACCCCGCCACCGGCGTCTCCGTCTACGACTCCTACGGCTCCGACGGCACCGGCTGGAACACCTACGGCGGCACCAGCGCCTCGTCCCCGCTCATCGCGTCGGTCTACGCCCTCGCGGGCACCCCGGGCAGCAGCGACTACCCGTCCCAGTACCCGTACAACGCGGCCGGCACATCCGCCCTCAACGACGTGACCAGCGGCAGCAACGGCTCCTGCTCCACCAGCTACTTCTGCACCGCGACGTCGGGCTACGACGGCCCGACCGGCTGGGGCACCCCCGAGGGCCTCGGCGCCTTCACCGGCTGA
- the pstS gene encoding phosphate ABC transporter substrate-binding protein PstS, producing MKLQRMNRRAIALGAIAASSALVLTACGSDDTSGSDGGSSASATGAASSIKCDNAKGQLLSDGSSAQKNAIDAWVAQFSKACGVQINYKAGGSGAGVTSFTQGQLAFAGSDSALKPEEVTASKKVCSGGQGIDLPMVGGPIAVGYNLSGMDNLVLDAKTLAQIFDSKITKWNDPAIKKLNPSAKLPDLKIQAFHRSDESGTTDNFTKYLKAASPSDWTYSGGKAWQAKGGQSAAQSSGVAAQVKQTNGAIGYFELSYVADGMKAVSINTGASAPVAPSSDAASKAIADAKIVGTGKDLSLQLNYATKADGAYPITLVTYEIACDKGNKADTLPATKAFLRYIASEDGQGVLANLKYAPIPADIISKVRTTIEGLS from the coding sequence GTGAAGCTTCAGCGCATGAATCGGCGGGCCATCGCCCTCGGTGCCATCGCCGCCTCGAGCGCCCTGGTCCTCACGGCGTGCGGCTCGGACGACACCAGCGGCAGCGACGGCGGCAGCAGCGCCTCCGCCACCGGCGCCGCCAGCTCGATCAAGTGCGACAACGCCAAGGGCCAGCTGCTGTCGGACGGCTCGTCCGCGCAGAAGAACGCCATCGACGCCTGGGTGGCGCAGTTCTCCAAGGCCTGCGGTGTGCAGATCAACTACAAGGCCGGCGGCTCCGGCGCGGGTGTCACCTCCTTCACCCAGGGCCAGCTCGCCTTCGCCGGTTCCGACTCGGCGCTGAAGCCCGAAGAGGTCACGGCCTCCAAGAAGGTCTGCTCCGGCGGTCAGGGCATCGACCTTCCGATGGTCGGCGGCCCGATCGCGGTCGGTTACAACCTCTCCGGCATGGACAACCTGGTCCTGGACGCCAAGACCCTTGCGCAGATCTTCGACAGCAAGATCACCAAGTGGAACGACCCGGCGATCAAGAAGCTGAACCCCAGCGCGAAGCTTCCCGACCTCAAGATCCAGGCGTTCCACCGCTCGGACGAGTCCGGCACCACGGACAACTTCACCAAGTACCTCAAGGCCGCCTCCCCGAGCGACTGGACGTACTCGGGCGGTAAGGCCTGGCAGGCCAAGGGCGGCCAGTCCGCCGCGCAGTCCTCCGGTGTGGCCGCCCAGGTCAAGCAGACCAACGGCGCCATCGGTTACTTCGAGCTCTCCTACGTCGCCGACGGCATGAAGGCCGTCAGCATCAACACGGGCGCCAGCGCGCCGGTCGCCCCGAGCAGCGACGCCGCCTCCAAGGCCATCGCCGACGCGAAGATCGTGGGCACGGGCAAGGACCTGTCGCTCCAGCTGAACTACGCGACCAAGGCCGACGGCGCCTACCCGATCACCCTGGTCACGTACGAGATCGCGTGTGACAAGGGCAACAAGGCCGACACCCTCCCGGCGACCAAGGCGTTCCTGCGCTACATCGCCTCCGAGGACGGCCAGGGCGTCCTGGCCAACCTGAAGTACGCCCCCATCCCCGCCGACATCATCTCCAAGGTCCGTACCACCATCGAGGGCCTTAGCTGA
- a CDS encoding ATP-binding protein, whose product MATVSPPWAYTLQLPHDPRAPGIARATLRTVLAAHGLSELAPTAELLAAELLANAQRHTRGPYALRVLPMETGRLRVAVWDTDPRVPSGFADGGPPPALPPQDAEGGRGLHLVRECADAVGVSVLRELGASKGGKLLWAECQWGGLR is encoded by the coding sequence ATGGCCACCGTATCCCCGCCCTGGGCCTACACCCTCCAACTCCCACACGATCCACGCGCCCCCGGCATCGCCCGTGCCACCCTCCGTACCGTCCTCGCCGCCCACGGACTCTCCGAACTCGCGCCCACCGCCGAGCTGTTGGCCGCCGAACTCCTCGCCAACGCCCAGCGGCACACCCGTGGGCCCTACGCCCTCCGTGTACTGCCGATGGAAACCGGCCGGCTCCGGGTGGCCGTATGGGACACCGACCCGAGGGTCCCGTCCGGGTTCGCGGACGGCGGTCCGCCGCCCGCCCTGCCGCCGCAGGACGCCGAGGGCGGTCGCGGGCTGCATCTCGTGCGCGAGTGCGCGGACGCGGTCGGGGTATCCGTGCTGCGGGAACTCGGCGCCTCGAAGGGCGGGAAGCTGCTGTGGGCCGAGTGTCAGTGGGGTGGTCTACGGTGA
- a CDS encoding helix-turn-helix transcriptional regulator — protein MRNPTGRQLRFGAELRKLRERAGLSSTEAGQLLGIKQAQVSNMEAGRVGVSPERVRTIACHYDCSDKALIEALSEMTSERTRGWWEQYRELLPDALPDLAELEHHAQSLRDATTARIPGLLQTREYALEIFRQAVTELSPPDIEHRLSFRIKRQAVLFREEDPTPYEAIVHEAALRMKVGGPTAARQQLKHLLDMSERDHITLRAITFEAGAYPGSGQSIHYAHGPVPQLDTVYLDQAHGLAFLDAEAQLHKYRTLFDRIDAVSLSPEETRSLIGNLMREL, from the coding sequence GTGAGGAACCCAACGGGTCGCCAACTACGTTTCGGTGCGGAGCTGCGGAAACTGCGCGAGCGTGCAGGCCTGAGTTCCACCGAGGCCGGTCAACTCCTCGGCATCAAGCAGGCACAGGTCAGCAACATGGAGGCCGGTCGCGTCGGCGTGAGCCCCGAGCGGGTACGCACCATCGCCTGCCACTACGACTGCTCCGACAAGGCCCTCATCGAAGCGCTCAGCGAGATGACTTCCGAGCGCACGCGCGGCTGGTGGGAGCAGTACCGGGAACTCCTGCCCGACGCACTCCCCGACCTAGCCGAACTGGAGCATCACGCGCAGTCGTTGCGGGACGCCACCACCGCCCGCATCCCCGGCCTCCTCCAGACGCGCGAGTACGCGCTTGAGATCTTCCGCCAGGCAGTCACCGAACTCTCCCCGCCGGACATCGAGCACCGCCTCTCGTTCCGCATCAAGCGACAGGCAGTCCTTTTCCGCGAGGAAGACCCGACCCCGTACGAGGCCATCGTCCACGAGGCCGCCCTGCGCATGAAGGTCGGCGGGCCCACGGCCGCCCGGCAGCAGCTGAAGCATCTGCTCGACATGAGCGAGCGCGACCACATCACCCTGCGCGCCATCACCTTCGAGGCCGGCGCCTACCCGGGATCGGGGCAATCGATCCACTATGCGCACGGCCCGGTACCCCAACTGGACACCGTCTACCTCGACCAGGCCCATGGCCTAGCCTTCCTCGACGCCGAGGCACAGTTGCACAAGTACCGCACGCTGTTCGACCGGATCGACGCCGTGTCACTGAGCCCGGAAGAGACCCGATCCCTCATCGGCAACCTGATGCGAGAGTTGTGA
- a CDS encoding phosphatase PAP2 family protein, translating into MAGLAESGSNPDVDLLYDINGLAKDAPHWFDRIMEFVGEYGLLLAMVLLVVWCWWSVRRRGAEDAASSVAALVWAPLAAALAVLVNVPIRGFVERPRPFRTHQGIDVLVSGKTDYSFVSDHATITMAMAVGLFVANRKFGLAGIGLALLEGFCRVYMGVHYPTDVVGGFALGTAVALLLSPVAMALLTPVLTAVERSSWGGWLVRSRGRRVAVGQDALIPGARNETVESDERDLAA; encoded by the coding sequence ATGGCTGGACTCGCCGAATCCGGGTCGAACCCCGACGTCGACCTGCTCTACGACATCAATGGCCTGGCCAAGGATGCGCCGCACTGGTTCGACCGGATCATGGAGTTCGTCGGGGAGTACGGGCTGCTGCTGGCCATGGTGCTGCTCGTGGTGTGGTGCTGGTGGTCCGTGCGGCGGCGGGGCGCCGAGGACGCCGCGTCGTCGGTGGCCGCGCTGGTGTGGGCGCCGCTGGCCGCCGCGCTCGCGGTGCTGGTGAACGTGCCGATACGAGGCTTCGTGGAGCGGCCCCGGCCCTTCCGCACCCACCAGGGGATCGACGTCCTGGTCTCCGGGAAGACCGACTACTCGTTCGTCAGCGACCACGCGACGATCACCATGGCGATGGCGGTCGGTCTGTTCGTCGCCAACCGGAAGTTCGGGCTCGCCGGCATCGGGCTGGCCCTGCTCGAAGGGTTCTGCCGGGTCTACATGGGCGTGCACTACCCGACGGACGTGGTCGGCGGCTTCGCACTCGGCACGGCGGTCGCGTTGCTGCTGTCGCCCGTCGCCATGGCTCTGCTGACGCCCGTGCTGACCGCCGTCGAGCGGTCGTCCTGGGGCGGGTGGCTGGTGCGCTCCCGGGGACGGCGGGTGGCCGTGGGGCAGGACGCGCTGATCCCCGGGGCGCGCAACGAGACGGTGGAGTCCGACGAGCGGGATCTTGCGGCCTGA
- a CDS encoding bifunctional lytic transglycosylase/C40 family peptidase, protein MRKAWIVATVGVGSAMAFVMLLVVGVYIVAGNIMGGVGGGTKALAKGAVPAAYSAIVQRWGNLCPALNPALLAAQLYQESGFNPNARSAAAAEGIAQFIPGTWATHGVDGNGDGKRDVWNPEDAIPSAASYDCQLASYVKDVPGNLTENMLASYNAGSYAVIKYGGVPPYAETRNYVKTITTLEESFAAPVTRVDPSKQAAGAIYYAQKKLGTPYLWGGNGTSADNGRFDCSGLTKAAYESVGVTLPRVANDQYNAGPHPKREELLPGDLVFFSKDPTNSRAIHHVGIYVGGGYMIDAPRTGAVIRFDPIDGADYFGATRVTEDGAKALPTTV, encoded by the coding sequence ATGCGTAAGGCATGGATCGTAGCGACCGTGGGCGTCGGCTCGGCCATGGCCTTCGTGATGCTGCTCGTCGTGGGCGTGTACATCGTCGCCGGGAACATCATGGGCGGAGTGGGCGGGGGTACGAAGGCGCTCGCCAAGGGGGCCGTGCCCGCCGCGTACTCGGCCATCGTGCAGAGGTGGGGCAACCTCTGCCCCGCCCTCAATCCCGCGCTGCTCGCCGCCCAGCTCTACCAGGAGAGCGGGTTCAACCCGAACGCGCGGAGCGCGGCGGCCGCCGAGGGGATAGCGCAGTTCATCCCGGGGACCTGGGCCACGCACGGCGTCGACGGCAACGGCGACGGCAAGCGGGACGTCTGGAATCCGGAGGATGCCATTCCGTCCGCCGCGTCCTACGACTGCCAGCTCGCCTCGTACGTGAAGGACGTACCGGGGAATCTGACTGAAAACATGCTGGCCTCGTACAACGCGGGGTCCTACGCGGTGATCAAGTACGGGGGCGTGCCGCCGTACGCGGAGACCCGGAACTACGTCAAGACGATCACGACGCTGGAGGAGAGCTTCGCGGCGCCCGTCACCCGGGTCGATCCGTCCAAGCAGGCCGCCGGCGCCATCTACTACGCGCAGAAGAAGCTCGGCACGCCCTATCTGTGGGGCGGGAACGGGACCAGCGCCGACAACGGGCGTTTTGACTGCTCGGGGCTGACCAAGGCCGCGTACGAGAGTGTCGGGGTCACGCTGCCGCGGGTGGCCAACGACCAGTACAACGCGGGGCCGCACCCGAAGCGGGAGGAGCTCCTGCCCGGAGATCTCGTGTTCTTCTCGAAGGACCCGACCAACTCCCGGGCCATCCACCACGTGGGCATTTACGTGGGCGGCGGATACATGATCGACGCCCCGAGGACGGGTGCCGTGATCCGGTTCGACCCGATCGACGGCGCAGACTACTTCGGAGCCACGAGGGTGACCGAAGATGGCGCGAAAGCGCTGCCCACGACGGTGTGA
- a CDS encoding DUF397 domain-containing protein translates to MNWQKSSYCSEGASCIHVATAPETIHITESSDPTGAILTATPAAFGTLLAALKNEPRGRHAPIQVTFGSEDEDTVRIHSTAAPHTAVTTDRAKWNAFVLGVRAGEFDHFAHAG, encoded by the coding sequence ATGAACTGGCAGAAGTCGTCGTACTGCTCCGAAGGCGCGTCCTGCATCCATGTCGCCACCGCCCCCGAAACCATCCACATAACCGAATCCAGCGACCCGACCGGCGCGATACTCACGGCCACCCCCGCCGCCTTCGGCACCCTCCTCGCCGCACTCAAGAACGAACCGCGCGGCCGCCACGCCCCGATCCAGGTCACCTTCGGCAGCGAGGACGAGGACACCGTCCGCATCCACAGCACCGCCGCCCCGCACACCGCAGTGACCACCGACCGCGCCAAGTGGAACGCCTTCGTACTCGGCGTACGGGCGGGCGAGTTCGACCACTTCGCACACGCCGGCTGA
- a CDS encoding SCO6880 family protein, which yields MTTESHLSHPVTPRRTYLIGRARPNAIVGRNRESGEIALIVGGAFLGMMCGLLVPVLSLRIVLLMGFPLLALAAVYVPYKHRTFYKWFEINRSYKRTLKRGTLYRSSVIEAGTHLDGREVEIGPPPGIGRITWLAAPFGPDEIAVLLHADRRTVTAAIEIEGPGVGLRDSEDQEALVDRFGTLLKHVANGDGFVTRLQMLARTLPADPDAHAKDVSVRGDEKAPGWLQGSYDQLQSMVSTSSEQHRAYLVACMHFTRELAAEAQAMARAARPQSGRKVDRDAGLAVVMARELTDICSRLQEADIRVRQPLGQGRLASLIHSMYDPDHPIDHIQAMTKRNAWPAELDAMEPTFLQAKTRESSTRAPWCHATAWVKEWPMTPVGVNFLAPLLVHTPDVIRTVAVTMDLEPTEVAIERMLTEKTNDEAEASRAAKMNRTVDPRDVAAHNRIDQRGEDLASGAAGVNLVGYITVSSRNPEALARDKRTIRASAGKSYLKLEWCDREHHRAFVNTLPFATGIRR from the coding sequence TTGACGACCGAGTCCCACCTGTCCCATCCGGTCACGCCCCGCCGTACATATCTCATCGGCCGCGCCCGGCCGAACGCGATCGTCGGCCGGAACCGCGAGTCCGGCGAGATCGCGCTCATCGTCGGCGGCGCGTTCCTCGGCATGATGTGCGGGCTCCTGGTCCCCGTCCTCTCCCTGCGCATCGTGCTGTTGATGGGGTTCCCGCTGCTCGCGCTGGCGGCCGTCTACGTACCGTACAAGCACCGCACGTTCTACAAGTGGTTCGAGATCAACCGCAGTTACAAGCGCACCCTGAAGCGGGGCACGCTCTACCGCAGCAGTGTCATCGAGGCCGGCACCCACCTCGACGGGCGGGAGGTCGAGATCGGGCCGCCGCCGGGGATCGGCCGCATCACGTGGCTGGCCGCCCCCTTCGGGCCCGACGAGATCGCCGTCCTGCTCCACGCCGACCGGCGGACGGTGACGGCCGCGATCGAGATCGAGGGGCCGGGCGTCGGCCTGCGCGACTCCGAGGACCAGGAAGCCCTCGTCGACCGCTTCGGCACCCTCCTCAAGCACGTGGCCAACGGCGACGGCTTCGTCACCCGCCTGCAGATGCTCGCCCGCACCCTCCCCGCCGACCCGGACGCCCACGCCAAGGACGTCTCCGTACGCGGCGACGAGAAGGCACCGGGATGGCTGCAGGGCTCGTACGACCAACTGCAGTCGATGGTGTCGACCAGCAGCGAGCAGCACCGCGCCTACCTCGTCGCCTGTATGCACTTCACCCGTGAACTCGCGGCCGAGGCGCAGGCGATGGCACGCGCGGCCCGCCCCCAGAGCGGCCGCAAGGTGGACCGGGACGCGGGCCTCGCGGTCGTCATGGCCCGCGAGCTCACCGACATCTGCTCCCGCCTCCAGGAAGCGGACATCCGCGTACGCCAGCCCCTCGGCCAGGGCCGCCTCGCCTCCCTCATCCACTCCATGTACGACCCCGACCACCCGATCGACCACATCCAGGCGATGACGAAGCGCAACGCCTGGCCGGCCGAGCTGGACGCCATGGAGCCCACGTTCCTCCAGGCCAAGACCCGGGAATCCAGCACCCGTGCTCCCTGGTGCCACGCCACGGCCTGGGTGAAGGAATGGCCGATGACCCCGGTGGGCGTCAACTTCCTGGCCCCCCTCCTGGTCCACACCCCGGACGTCATCCGAACGGTCGCCGTGACGATGGATCTCGAGCCCACCGAGGTAGCCATCGAACGCATGCTGACCGAGAAGACCAACGACGAGGCCGAGGCCTCCCGCGCCGCCAAGATGAACCGCACCGTGGACCCCCGCGACGTCGCCGCCCACAACCGCATCGATCAGCGCGGCGAGGACCTCGCGAGCGGCGCCGCGGGCGTGAACCTCGTCGGCTACATCACCGTCTCCTCCCGCAACCCCGAAGCCCTGGCCCGCGACAAGCGGACCATCCGGGCGTCGGCCGGAAAGTCGTACCTGAAGCTGGAGTGGTGCGACAGAGAGCACCATCGCGCCTTCGTGAACACGCTTCCGTTCGCCACCGGCATCCGAAGGTAG
- a CDS encoding Uma2 family endonuclease has translation MSVSPRGLPELRPRPGNLREVAETIEAATGLRVQIMGGKLVMSPTPRGKHAGVVKRLRRQLESAVLPEGLDVYEVSSIALPDDPDDYVTPDLIVLPTEWEEDDDWLADPQDTVLAVEVISQSEKSREIRDKADWYAVARVQVLLVVDPRKGTWALHTRPDNGAYQDVLPGKFGESVRLPGPLAMEIVTDDFPVYGASPRDPQRQKGPFTERSQ, from the coding sequence ATGTCCGTGTCACCGCGTGGCCTGCCCGAACTGCGTCCCCGTCCCGGGAATCTGCGCGAGGTCGCCGAGACGATCGAGGCTGCGACGGGTCTGCGGGTGCAGATCATGGGAGGAAAGCTCGTGATGTCCCCGACTCCGCGTGGCAAGCACGCGGGTGTGGTGAAGCGGCTGCGGCGACAGCTTGAGAGCGCCGTCCTGCCCGAAGGGCTGGACGTGTACGAGGTGTCCTCGATCGCGCTGCCGGATGATCCCGATGACTACGTCACGCCGGATCTGATCGTCCTGCCCACCGAGTGGGAGGAGGACGACGACTGGCTGGCCGACCCGCAGGACACGGTGCTCGCCGTCGAGGTCATCTCCCAGTCCGAGAAATCCCGCGAGATCCGCGACAAGGCGGACTGGTATGCCGTCGCGCGGGTTCAGGTCCTCCTCGTCGTCGACCCGCGCAAGGGCACCTGGGCCCTGCACACCCGTCCGGACAACGGGGCCTACCAGGACGTACTGCCGGGGAAGTTCGGGGAGTCCGTGCGGCTGCCCGGGCCGTTGGCCATGGAGATCGTCACGGACGACTTTCCGGTGTACGGCGCCTCTCCTCGCGACCCCCAGCGGCAGAAGGGGCCATTCACGGAGAGATCTCAGTGA
- a CDS encoding trypsin-like peptidase domain-containing protein — MKRTSRISRRTATPVYAAIVLLVPALTSASLASADDGPGPFGVTAVAAVSGQSARVGALFGADRRSSLAGGHFCTASVVHSPNRNLVVTAAHCLDGTGNGDVVFVPGYRDGKAPYGVWTVHRAFLPDGWAKGQHEDSDVAFAVLGDKDGKGVEDVVGGNRFVPGVATGATAVTITGYPSSGEVPVSCTNKPTEHSRMQQRIECPGLTGGTSGSPWINGDRQVVGILGGHEQGGLTADISYSVVLGAEAAELYRDAAADP, encoded by the coding sequence ATGAAGCGCACCTCACGCATCAGCCGCCGCACAGCGACGCCGGTATACGCCGCCATCGTGCTGCTCGTGCCTGCCCTCACCTCCGCCTCCCTGGCGTCCGCCGACGACGGGCCCGGGCCGTTCGGAGTGACCGCTGTCGCGGCGGTGAGTGGGCAGAGCGCGAGAGTCGGGGCGCTCTTCGGCGCCGATCGGAGATCGTCCCTCGCGGGCGGACACTTCTGCACCGCCTCCGTCGTCCACAGCCCGAACCGCAATCTCGTCGTCACCGCGGCCCACTGCCTGGACGGCACCGGGAACGGAGACGTCGTGTTCGTGCCCGGGTACCGCGACGGAAAGGCGCCGTACGGGGTGTGGACGGTCCACAGGGCCTTCCTGCCCGACGGGTGGGCCAAGGGACAGCACGAGGACAGTGACGTCGCCTTCGCCGTCCTCGGTGACAAGGACGGCAAGGGCGTCGAGGACGTCGTCGGCGGCAACCGGTTCGTGCCCGGTGTGGCGACCGGGGCCACCGCCGTCACGATCACCGGGTATCCCAGCTCCGGCGAGGTCCCCGTCAGCTGCACCAACAAACCGACCGAGCACAGCCGTATGCAGCAGCGGATCGAGTGTCCCGGCCTCACGGGAGGGACCAGCGGCAGTCCCTGGATCAACGGGGACCGGCAGGTCGTCGGGATCCTGGGCGGGCACGAGCAGGGCGGGCTCACGGCCGACATCTCGTACAGCGTCGTGCTCGGCGCGGAGGCGGCGGAGCTGTACCGGGACGCCGCCGCCGATCCCTGA
- a CDS encoding FAD-binding oxidoreductase, with translation MERRTFIGGGAAAIAAVATSACKGGSADADAAASSSSSRTSLRATAAAAAPANWTALSHDLDGTLVRPGEAKWATAHQLYNTRFDGLKPAAVVYVAHADDIRTTLAYARAHHIQVAIRNGGHSYAGWSSGNGKLIVDVSKLKQIRVSGGQAVVGAGSKLIDVYRGLAAKGVTIPAGSCPSVGVSGLVLGGGHGVVSRAYGLTCDSLTQATLITADGKELTANASENKDLFWALRGAGNGNFGVVTELQFKTHPAPQAVSAYVTWPWSKAAAVVKAWQEWGPDQPDEIWSSCHLENGGSPTVSVAVFSIGTYGELQNAIDRLVSRVGAPARSATLKRHTYEGAMEAYAGCSSFATEPQCHLPGTTPNRNPQGALGRETYAARSDFFDRSISAAGIQTLLTRIGSVPGGSGSIALTALGGAVNRVSPTATAFVHRRSRMLAQYIASWGSRNTGTTAQSWLTSTHNAMQPYASGAAYQNYTDPTLTNWRKAYFGEAATRLTAVKKQYDPNRFFTYPQAL, from the coding sequence ATGGAACGTCGTACGTTCATAGGAGGCGGCGCGGCCGCGATCGCCGCGGTCGCGACGTCCGCCTGCAAAGGCGGATCCGCCGACGCGGACGCCGCTGCGTCCTCATCTTCCTCCAGGACATCGCTGCGGGCCACCGCAGCAGCGGCCGCCCCGGCGAACTGGACGGCGCTCTCCCACGACCTCGACGGCACCCTGGTCCGGCCGGGTGAGGCGAAGTGGGCCACGGCCCACCAGCTGTACAACACCCGCTTCGACGGGCTGAAACCGGCGGCGGTGGTCTACGTCGCCCATGCCGACGACATCCGGACGACCCTGGCGTACGCCCGCGCCCACCACATCCAGGTCGCGATCCGCAACGGCGGCCACTCCTACGCGGGCTGGTCCTCGGGCAACGGCAAGCTGATCGTCGACGTCTCGAAGCTGAAGCAGATCCGGGTGAGCGGCGGCCAGGCGGTCGTCGGCGCCGGCTCCAAGCTGATTGACGTCTACCGCGGGCTGGCCGCGAAGGGCGTGACGATCCCCGCGGGCTCCTGCCCCTCGGTCGGAGTCTCCGGCCTGGTCCTGGGCGGCGGCCACGGCGTGGTCTCCCGGGCCTACGGCCTCACCTGCGACAGCCTCACCCAGGCCACGCTGATCACGGCCGACGGCAAGGAGCTGACCGCCAACGCGAGCGAGAACAAGGACCTGTTCTGGGCCCTGCGCGGCGCGGGCAACGGCAACTTCGGCGTCGTGACCGAGCTGCAGTTCAAGACGCACCCCGCGCCGCAGGCGGTGTCCGCGTATGTGACGTGGCCCTGGTCGAAGGCCGCCGCCGTGGTGAAGGCGTGGCAGGAGTGGGGCCCCGACCAGCCCGACGAGATCTGGTCCTCCTGCCACCTGGAGAACGGCGGCTCGCCCACCGTCTCGGTCGCGGTGTTCTCGATCGGCACGTACGGGGAACTGCAGAACGCGATCGACCGCCTGGTCTCGCGGGTCGGCGCACCCGCCCGCAGCGCCACCCTGAAGCGGCACACGTACGAGGGTGCGATGGAGGCGTACGCGGGCTGCTCGTCCTTCGCCACCGAGCCCCAGTGCCACCTGCCCGGCACCACCCCGAACCGCAACCCGCAGGGCGCCCTGGGCCGGGAGACCTACGCGGCCCGCTCGGACTTCTTCGACCGTTCGATCTCCGCAGCCGGCATCCAGACGCTGCTCACCCGCATCGGCTCGGTGCCGGGCGGCTCGGGCAGCATCGCCCTCACGGCCCTCGGCGGCGCGGTCAACCGCGTCTCCCCCACGGCGACGGCCTTCGTCCACCGCCGCTCCCGCATGCTGGCCCAGTACATAGCGTCCTGGGGCTCCCGCAACACGGGCACGACCGCCCAGTCCTGGCTGACGTCGACCCACAACGCGATGCAGCCGTACGCCTCCGGCGCCGCGTACCAGAACTACACGGACCCGACGCTGACGAACTGGCGCAAGGCCTACTTCGGGGAGGCCGCGACACGCCTGACGGCCGTGAAGAAGCAGTACGACCCGAACCGTTTCTTCACCTATCCCCAGGCGCTGTAG